A genomic stretch from Aedes albopictus strain Foshan chromosome 2, AalbF5, whole genome shotgun sequence includes:
- the LOC109403668 gene encoding SWI/SNF-related matrix-associated actin-dependent regulator of chromatin subfamily E member 1 → MALPSNYKQNVPPAVSSTPTTQRLRPSGSGGGDSRKQDNSSPFMHSPHGNPAFTPQKLGKSAATAEAKIIKPPKAPEKPLMPYMRYSRKVWDSIKVSNSDLKLWEVGKIIGQQWRDLPESEKEEFITEYEAEKLEYEKNLKAYHSSPAYLAYLTAKNKSKPGGDGDGHENTRSSSKGGQQDRRIDIQPAEDEDDQDDGYSFKHVAYARFSRNHRLINEIFSDAVVPDVRSVVTTQRMHVLKRQVQSLAMHQMKLQHELQLIEEKFDNRKRKFVESSEQFQDELKKHCKPAVDDETFQKMVERQYDMLKRERLRTVDDPSKPSTSGGPPTPKPDEQPGQNVATVASPEAQTATQEPRPAQDVPEKAPHEAAAPPATAAAAVVSKKEEKVEQVKPDEPGQHAAKQPEKTAPKEAPMEHQQLPAMETVPPPVPTPAAVAPPPEPYRAPPAQAPVVPEQKPEIPPPVAPIAPPPVSASPTPPPPPHHHTPPVPTSAPSVPYPPNQPHSAESHVPPPNVTVPHHQAPPPPPPTHHMPPHMQPHPGMPSHSGYPGYPHAGPPRPYYLPSGYGAHPQSYGQYGHYPYHQQYAPPPPGQYMPGPPRPGHGGPMGHYGADPHGHGGPNSEGHHPHSPYGPGPAPGGPPPPSAGAGGPPAPGGPPPVGPVAGGPGHPDEAEVPEKPGKPEKTPAKKKKSSKKDAEKKAAHDD, encoded by the exons atggcgcttcCATCTAACTACAAACAAAACGTTCCGCCGGCTGTCTCATCGACACCGACGACGCAACGATTACGCCCCTCCGGATCCGGTGGTGGGGACAGCCGCAAGCAGGACAACTCCAGCCCGTTCATGCACAGCCCCCACGGCAATCCGGCATTCACTCCGCAAAAGTTGGGCAAATCGGCTGCGACGGCCGAGGCGAAGATAATCAAACCACCGAAGGCACCGGAAAAGCCGCTGATGCCGTATATGCGGTATTCCCGAAAGGTTTGGGACTCGATCAAGGTTTCGAATTCGGATTTGAAGCTGTGGGAGGTGGGAAAGATTATCGGGCAACAGTGGCGTGATTTGCCGGAAAGTGAGAAGGAGGAATTCATTACGGAGTATGAGGCGGAGAAGTTGGAATACGAAAAGAACTTGAAGGCGTACCATAGCTCGCCGGCGTATTTGGCTTATTTGACGGCAAAGAACAAATCTAAGCCCGGCGGAGATGGTGATGGTCATGAGAATACTCGATCTAGTTCGAAGGGTGGCCAACAGGATCGAAGAATCGATATTCAACCGGCCGAGGACGAAGATGACCAGGATGACGGCTATTCGTTCAAGCATGTCGCTTATGccagattctcccggaatcaccGTTTGATCAATGAGATATTTTCGGACGCGGTTGTCCCGGATGTCCGTTCCGTTGTGACCACCCAGAGAATGCACGTCCTCAAGCGGCAAGTCCAATCGTTGGCCATGCATCAGATGAAGCTTCAGCATGAACTGCAGTTGATTGAAGAAAAGTTCGATAACCGGAAGCGTAAATTCGTGGAATCCAGCGAGCAGTTCCAGGATGAACTTAAGAAGCACTGCAAACCGGCAGTCGATGATGAGACGTTCCAAAAAATGGTTGAACGACAATATGATATGTTGAAACGAGAACGTCTCCGAACCGTTGACGATCCGTCGAAGCCATCTACGTCCGGTGGACCACCCACGCCGAAACCGGACGAACAACCCGGTCAGAATGTGGCAACCGTTGCTTCACCCGAAGCGCAGACAGCCACTCAAGAGCCTCGTCCGGCACAGGATGTTCCCGAAAAGGCGCCACATGAGGCAGCAGCACCTccagctactgctgctgctgctgttgtttccAAGAAAGAGGAAAAAGTTGAGCAAGTTAAACCTGATGAACCGGGCCAACATGCCGCCAAGCAGCCGGAAAAGACTGCTCCTAAGGAAGCCCCAATGGAGCATCAGCAGCTCCCAGCGATGGAGACGGTACCACCTCCAGTTCCGACACCAGCAGCTGTTGCACCGCCACCGG AACCATACCGTGCCCCTCCAGCACAAGCGCCGGTCGTCCCGGAGCAGAAGCCTGAAATTCCACCGCCAGTTGCGCCCATTGCGCCTCCACCGGTGTCCGCTTCACCTACTCCTCCTCCGCCGCCGCATCATCATACTCCACCGGTTCCGACATCGGCCCCGTCGGTTCCCTATCCACCGAACCAGCCACACAGCGCCGAATCGCACGTTCCGCCACCGAACGTTACCGTTCCCCATCATCAGGCACCTCCTCCGCCGCCACCGACTCATCACATGCCACCGCACATGCAACCTCACCCGGGAATGCCATCGCACTCCGGCTATCCGGGATATCCCCATGCTGGTCCTCCACGGCCCTACTATCTACCCAGCGGCTACGGAGCTCACCCGCAATCCTACGGCCAATACGGACACTATCCTTATCATCAGCAGTACGCTCCTCCGCCACCTGGTCAGTACATGCCGGGTCCACCACGTCCCGGTCATGGCGGACCGATGGGCCACTACGGAGCTGATCCGCACGGTCATGGCGGACCGAACAGCGAAGGACACCATCCGCATTCGCCGTATGGACCGGGACCGGCTCCGGGAGGTCCTCCGCCGCCTTCGGCTGGAGCTGGAGGCCCACCAGCACCGGGTGGACCCCCACCGGTCGGGCCAGTCGCTGGAGGGCCCGGACACCCGGACGAAGCCGAAGTTCCGGAAAAGCCAGGTAAGCCGGAGAAGACCCCGGCGAAGAAGAAAAAATCCAGCAAAAAGGATGCCGAGAAGAAGGCGGCTCATGATGACTAA